In Polynucleobacter ibericus, a genomic segment contains:
- the mraZ gene encoding division/cell wall cluster transcriptional repressor MraZ, which yields MFQGASALNLDAKGRMSVPAKHRDALLVQGEGRITLTKHPDGCLLLFPRPEWETFRARVAQLPMDAHWWRRIFLGNAAEMDLDSAGRVLVGPELRAAAGIEKEVILLGMGSHLELWDAATYAAKEQAAIAQGMPEALKQFNF from the coding sequence GTGTTTCAAGGTGCGTCAGCTCTCAATTTAGATGCAAAAGGCCGCATGTCTGTGCCGGCTAAGCATCGTGACGCCTTGTTGGTACAGGGCGAGGGCCGAATCACGCTCACAAAACACCCAGATGGCTGCTTATTGCTGTTTCCAAGGCCAGAGTGGGAAACGTTCAGAGCAAGAGTTGCTCAACTTCCGATGGATGCTCACTGGTGGCGCCGCATTTTCTTAGGTAATGCAGCAGAGATGGATTTGGACAGTGCTGGTCGCGTACTGGTGGGTCCAGAATTACGTGCAGCAGCCGGAATTGAAAAAGAAGTGATTTTGCTCGGTATGGGTAGTCACTTGGAATTGTGGGATGCGGCAACATATGCTGCAAAAGAACAGGCTGCTATTGCACAAGGCATGCCTGAAGCACTCAAGCAATTTAATTTTTGA
- the rsmH gene encoding 16S rRNA (cytosine(1402)-N(4))-methyltransferase RsmH, with product MNITHRPVLLAEAVTALVGGPLIQNQNATNNILVIDGTFGRGGHTQALLKELNPLARMISFDKDLDAIAVAQKINDPRLKIVHDSFAQMDEYAEAESVDGILLDLGISSPQVDEAHRGFSFRREGPLDMRMNTDHGLTAAEWLEQAAPEEITRVIKTYGEERFAFQIAKAIVAKREEGLSPKTTTELANLVASVVRTREAGQDPATRTFQALRIFINRELEDLEIGLKAALKLLKPGARLAVISFHSLEDRIVKQFMQAHAKVEVPRGLPVREKDLPQSALELIGRIKPSDAEVSENPRARSAIMRVAEKRTGVIA from the coding sequence ATGAACATAACTCATCGCCCAGTGTTACTGGCCGAGGCGGTGACGGCGCTAGTTGGCGGTCCGCTGATTCAAAATCAAAATGCAACAAACAATATTTTGGTGATCGATGGAACCTTTGGGCGCGGTGGACACACGCAAGCATTGCTCAAGGAATTGAATCCTTTGGCGCGAATGATTTCGTTCGACAAGGATTTAGATGCGATTGCAGTGGCGCAAAAAATCAACGATCCACGATTAAAGATCGTACACGACAGTTTCGCGCAGATGGACGAGTATGCGGAAGCGGAATCAGTCGATGGAATTTTGTTGGACTTGGGTATCAGCTCACCTCAGGTGGACGAAGCGCATCGGGGATTTTCTTTTCGTCGCGAAGGTCCGCTCGATATGCGTATGAATACCGATCATGGTTTGACAGCGGCAGAGTGGTTGGAGCAGGCGGCACCGGAGGAAATCACGCGCGTGATTAAGACTTACGGAGAAGAGCGCTTTGCATTTCAGATTGCGAAAGCCATTGTGGCTAAGCGCGAAGAAGGCTTGTCCCCAAAAACAACAACCGAGTTGGCAAATCTAGTGGCGAGCGTCGTGCGCACTCGTGAAGCAGGTCAAGATCCTGCAACTAGAACTTTTCAAGCATTACGTATTTTTATTAACCGAGAGTTAGAGGACTTAGAGATCGGCTTAAAAGCAGCTTTGAAATTACTAAAACCTGGCGCAAGACTTGCGGTAATTAGTTTTCATTCTTTAGAAGATCGCATTGTGAAGCAGTTTATGCAAGCACATGCAAAAGTAGAGGTGCCACGTGGCTTACCAGTGCGCGAAAAAGATTTGCCGCAAAGTGCGCTTGAACTGATTGGTCGCATCAAGCCAAGTGATGCTGAGGTGTCTGAAAATCCCCGTGCGCGTTCTGCAATCATGCGTGTCGCTGAAAAGCGCACTGGAGTTATTGCATGA
- the ftsL gene encoding cell division protein FtsL, protein MNRATLTLLALLLICALSLVAAQQRARKLFILQERAQIEERKLNQEWLRLEYEQRNLSKSARIRDVARNQLRMSPISPERTLYLREAK, encoded by the coding sequence ATGAATCGAGCCACTTTAACTCTGCTCGCATTGCTATTAATTTGCGCTTTATCTCTGGTCGCAGCGCAGCAACGTGCACGTAAGCTGTTTATTCTTCAAGAGCGTGCTCAGATTGAAGAGCGTAAGTTAAATCAAGAATGGTTACGTTTAGAGTACGAGCAGCGCAATCTTTCTAAATCTGCACGCATTCGTGATGTTGCTCGCAATCAATTACGTATGTCGCCGATTTCTCCTGAGCGTACTTTGTATTTGAGGGAGGCTAAATGA
- a CDS encoding peptidoglycan D,D-transpeptidase FtsI family protein, translated as MRPVGFSTTPNLVLRLPMWRSRLMLFLLFFVFMMLLLRAFWIQGPGNAFYEAKGVRGTQRELELPASRGKILDRNGQVIATSLEAKSVIAYNDTVPDDLAADKVQKLASLLQMSEADLRKKLREERKQIFLKRQVDPAVAQQIKQLEIPGIGLNNEYRRFYPEGEAMAHVVGFTNVNDKGQEGMELSREKDLAGHPGQRRVVVDRLGRVVDEMAILQLPQNGKDLNLSIDSKIQFLAYNAVKDAVEKHHAKAGGAVVLDTQTGEILALANYPSYNPNDRRVLTGEQLRNRVLTDTFEPGSTMKPLTIAIALEKGAVKPETNMVIGAKYLIGPKPITDTHPYGNLTISQIIQKSSNIGTAKIAMNNLSAEEMWDFYTAVGFGQAPKIGFPGAVAGTVHPFKKWVPSDQARIAFGYGISASLFQVARAYTVFARDGELVPLTIERSPEFKPGTKVLSPKTAIEMRSMMESVTEPGGTAIKAQAEGFRVGGKTGTAHKLVGKGYGNKYRAYFAGLAPISAPRIVVAVMIDEPTGGSHYGGDVAAPVFSTIVSETLHTLNVLPDSKAKQMVLQDKNPQEIQAANAQAQHVVLKR; from the coding sequence ATGAGGCCGGTTGGTTTTTCTACTACGCCAAATTTAGTATTGCGCCTGCCAATGTGGCGGTCACGCCTGATGTTGTTCCTCTTGTTCTTTGTTTTCATGATGCTATTACTGCGTGCGTTTTGGATTCAAGGCCCAGGCAACGCATTCTATGAAGCTAAAGGTGTGCGTGGTACTCAGCGTGAACTAGAGTTGCCCGCTAGCCGTGGAAAAATCTTGGATCGAAATGGTCAAGTCATTGCAACTAGCCTAGAGGCTAAATCAGTTATCGCCTATAACGACACAGTTCCAGATGATTTAGCTGCAGACAAAGTACAAAAGTTAGCAAGTCTTTTGCAAATGAGTGAAGCTGATTTGCGTAAGAAATTACGCGAAGAGCGTAAGCAGATCTTCTTAAAGCGCCAAGTAGACCCGGCGGTTGCACAGCAAATTAAGCAGTTGGAAATTCCAGGTATTGGCCTAAATAATGAGTACCGCCGCTTCTATCCAGAAGGTGAAGCGATGGCTCACGTAGTTGGCTTCACCAACGTAAACGATAAGGGTCAAGAAGGCATGGAGCTTTCTAGAGAGAAGGATCTTGCCGGTCACCCAGGGCAGAGACGCGTAGTGGTTGATCGTCTCGGGCGCGTTGTTGATGAAATGGCTATTTTGCAGTTGCCGCAAAACGGTAAAGATTTAAATCTGTCGATTGATAGCAAGATTCAGTTTTTAGCATACAACGCTGTGAAAGATGCAGTTGAAAAGCATCATGCTAAGGCGGGTGGTGCTGTAGTGCTTGATACCCAAACTGGTGAGATTCTGGCATTAGCAAACTATCCAAGTTACAACCCGAATGATCGAAGAGTTCTCACGGGCGAGCAATTACGTAACCGTGTACTTACTGATACCTTTGAGCCTGGTTCAACTATGAAGCCACTCACCATTGCCATTGCTTTGGAAAAGGGCGCGGTCAAGCCCGAAACTAATATGGTCATTGGTGCAAAGTATTTGATTGGTCCAAAACCAATTACTGATACGCACCCTTATGGAAATTTAACGATCTCTCAAATTATTCAAAAATCTAGCAATATTGGTACCGCAAAGATCGCTATGAATAATCTTTCTGCTGAAGAGATGTGGGATTTCTATACAGCAGTTGGCTTTGGTCAGGCCCCTAAGATTGGCTTTCCAGGCGCTGTTGCTGGAACGGTTCATCCATTTAAAAAATGGGTGCCCTCCGATCAAGCGCGCATTGCATTCGGCTACGGTATTTCTGCATCACTCTTTCAGGTGGCGCGTGCTTATACCGTTTTTGCACGTGATGGTGAATTAGTGCCTTTGACAATTGAGCGTAGTCCAGAATTTAAGCCAGGCACTAAAGTACTCTCTCCTAAAACGGCAATTGAAATGCGCAGCATGATGGAGTCAGTTACCGAGCCAGGCGGAACTGCAATTAAAGCGCAAGCTGAAGGCTTCCGTGTTGGCGGTAAGACTGGAACAGCTCATAAATTAGTTGGTAAAGGCTACGGTAATAAATACCGTGCTTACTTTGCAGGATTGGCGCCAATTAGCGCACCACGTATTGTGGTGGCAGTAATGATCGATGAGCCTACTGGCGGAAGCCATTATGGTGGCGATGTAGCTGCACCCGTGTTTTCAACTATTGTGAGCGAAACATTGCATACCTTAAATGTTTTGCCAGACAGTAAGGCAAAACAAATGGTATTGCAGGATAAGAATCCACAGGAGATTCAAGCTGCTAATGCGCAGGCTCAACATGTGGTTTTGAAGCGATGA
- a CDS encoding UDP-N-acetylmuramoyl-L-alanyl-D-glutamate--2,6-diaminopimelate ligase has protein sequence MRVNLKIDTNQLIDHLHTLANSSAKVCADSRQIQPGDIFFAYPVGHGNALRDGRQFISTALKSGAAAVVFDSAGMDNQFEDHPQCFAVENLATKAGNLCAQWYGYPSKALKIIGVTGTNGKTSITQWLAQALDTSNHRTAVLGTLGTGFPGALVQTGYTTPDAPKLQTQLAELLNSGAKQVAMEVSSHALHQDRVAGIEFNCAVFTNLSQDHLDYHGSMADYAEAKARLFQQTSLKHAVINLDDAFGRELAMNLLAKESLKVWAYALSQSAFQGFEKFGDRLQRIYAKDTVLSGFGFDSNFVCDGVGSNQLHIPLVGEFNLSNALAVWAVLLTQGIYSEDAAKKVSQLNPVLGRMELIRLGKSQKTDALLAVVDYAHTPDALEKTLQALRPIAKQRGGKVWCVFGCGGDRDTGKRALMGAVAERNADQVLITSDNPRSEDPQAIMQMIRSGMKADAQNIQIIADRAAAIMAAIRHANVCDIVLVAGKGHETTQEINGKKFDFSDQEHIRLAAGGIV, from the coding sequence ATGAGGGTGAACTTGAAAATAGACACCAATCAGCTGATTGACCACCTACACACCCTAGCGAATTCTTCCGCAAAAGTGTGCGCGGATAGTCGCCAGATTCAGCCTGGCGATATCTTTTTTGCATACCCAGTTGGTCATGGCAATGCTTTGCGTGATGGGCGTCAGTTTATTAGTACTGCTTTGAAGAGTGGTGCAGCTGCCGTGGTGTTTGATTCAGCTGGCATGGATAATCAATTCGAGGATCATCCACAATGTTTTGCAGTTGAAAATCTTGCTACAAAAGCTGGTAATTTGTGCGCGCAATGGTATGGCTACCCTAGTAAAGCATTAAAAATTATTGGCGTGACTGGCACTAATGGCAAAACCAGTATTACGCAGTGGTTGGCTCAAGCATTAGATACAAGTAATCATCGCACTGCAGTGCTAGGAACTTTGGGCACCGGCTTTCCGGGTGCGCTAGTACAAACCGGCTATACCACCCCAGACGCCCCTAAATTGCAGACTCAGTTGGCAGAGTTGCTTAACTCCGGAGCAAAACAAGTGGCGATGGAAGTATCTTCGCATGCATTGCATCAAGATCGTGTTGCTGGAATTGAATTTAATTGTGCGGTGTTCACCAATTTAAGCCAGGATCATTTGGATTACCACGGCAGTATGGCTGATTACGCTGAGGCAAAGGCGAGGTTGTTTCAGCAGACCAGTCTTAAGCATGCGGTTATTAATTTAGATGATGCATTTGGTCGTGAGTTAGCCATGAATTTACTGGCGAAAGAGAGTTTGAAGGTCTGGGCGTATGCATTGTCCCAATCTGCTTTTCAAGGCTTCGAAAAATTTGGAGATCGATTGCAGCGCATTTACGCAAAAGATACTGTGCTGAGTGGTTTTGGCTTCGACTCCAACTTTGTTTGCGACGGGGTAGGTAGTAATCAATTGCATATTCCATTAGTGGGTGAATTTAATTTAAGCAATGCTCTGGCAGTCTGGGCAGTATTGCTTACCCAAGGAATTTATTCTGAAGATGCTGCCAAAAAAGTGAGTCAATTAAACCCAGTGCTTGGCCGCATGGAACTCATTCGTTTAGGTAAATCTCAAAAGACTGATGCTTTGTTAGCAGTTGTAGATTACGCACACACTCCCGATGCTTTAGAGAAAACTCTCCAGGCACTGCGTCCTATAGCCAAACAACGTGGTGGAAAAGTATGGTGTGTATTTGGTTGTGGTGGCGATCGTGATACTGGTAAACGTGCATTGATGGGTGCTGTTGCCGAACGCAATGCCGATCAAGTTCTAATCACGAGCGATAATCCTCGCTCTGAAGATCCACAAGCCATTATGCAGATGATTCGCAGTGGTATGAAAGCGGATGCACAGAATATTCAAATAATTGCTGACCGTGCAGCAGCCATTATGGCTGCAATTCGTCACGCCAATGTATGCGACATTGTCTTAGTTGCCGGCAAGGGTCATGAAACTACGCAAGAGATTAACGGTAAAAAGTTTGATTTCTCTGACCAAGAGCATATTCGTCTGGCTGCTGGAGGGATCGTCTGA